A window of Gossypium raimondii isolate GPD5lz chromosome 7, ASM2569854v1, whole genome shotgun sequence genomic DNA:
CACATACAATTCATGAAGACTTCCTGGGTTAAAAGGACACATTGACTAAGAACATTAACTCGAGTACATCACCTAGAAAAAGAGTTAGTAGTCCATGATGCCGGAATTCACATAAGAGGCGCTTACCAGACATCAAGAAGGCCGTGCACTCTTGTTGCCGCTGCACGATGGGCATTTGTACTGCTTAATATGCTCTGCCCTTGCTGGTGTAATCTTTACACATTTTCCATGGAACCATTTCTCACAGATATCACAGCAAATCCAGAATTCATCATCTGCATAATTCTCCCCACAAGCCCCACATAATGCCTCTCCATGCTCATCGTCATCTTCCTCTTCGATACCATCATCAACCTCATCCTGTGATGGCACTGCTTTTGAATATTTGGTCTGAGCTTCAGAGCCTTGCtgcatttttttcaaaaggaaaaagaacatAGGGTCCCCTTCGAAACGTAAATAGTTATCTTATTTCTACCATTCAACGAATAGCACGGAAATATTGATAAACTAAAATGCACAATTTCATCGGCTTTATGTCCAAATGAACTATACTTCCACCATTAGGGATTTTACTATCTCAACCCACCCTAACTTTCTATCATACAAACAGattaatatttaatgaaaaatctAAGCAAGAAAATTTTCCAAACCTTAGAGTTTGATTTAGACTTCTTGCTGCTATGATTTGAAACCAATAATTTCTCCTTTGTATGTTTCTTAGCTGATCCTGTCACAACTTCAAATATTGTTGGAAGATCATTTATCATATTGAAAAGGCGTTCCCTACATCACGTTAACCAGCACAGTATTATTGAGGAAAGGACATAGCTCAAAATATAGCATGCCTGTAGCTACATGCAAGTCCCATATGCAGCACCCCGATTTAACACACTAACACATGCTAAGCCTAGAATTACTATTTACTGGTACACTGTATGACCTTTACTCAGAAGCCTAAATTTATGGATCAGACGGATCATACTTTGGAATGGATGACAACTAGGACTTCAAAGTTATCTGCATTAACACCTGCCTTCAGCATTTTTATGGACGAAATAAACTAGTCGACAATGCAATAAATGTTCAATAAAAGCCTTATAAATAGGTATTATATGCTTCCCAAAGCAAGTAGCAAATTCTAGCCAAATTAAACAAGTTTCAACAAATGTACTAACCATCTAAGAGAATCCATTTATTGCAAATGAGTAGCTTAGCATATAAAACACTACAAGAGATTTGGCTGAACCGTGGCTGGTTTAGTGTGCATGCCTACCAAGCAGCTTAGCATATTTACACCTAGAACATGTAAATAAGCCAAGACAGGAGACGACACTCAGGCAAGAAAAAAATATACCTATCAGTTTTATAGAATCCAAATCTAGCACCAAAATAGAAAGCCACAGAAAGTAACCACGCATCACTGTGTACAGCAACTAAAGATAACCAGTCCCTTTCTTGCATCCCATCTCTAGCGAAGTTAATACCGAGTGCAGGCTCTGGAAGCTCGGGAGGCACCTCTTCAGCAGGTAGATTCACTTCCCATTGTTCACTTGGAAATCCATAAAGGCAAAGATTCTCCTTTtctataatcaaaattttttaatttgaatcaactTATTTCAGGCATTTAAAGACCCTAACAAGATAAAACGAGTAAAAGCAAGGGTATGGCAACccattaattcaatatttttctacTCAGGGCATAAAGTTAAACAACAATAAGCTATAACCATAGATACCATCACATGCACTAaagttcatttcaattataCTAAACTTTAAACTACTTAACCAACACCTGTTTAAGGGTATGACTCGGCTTAACTCCGGACCAGACACTGGGGGGCTCTACAATTACTGGGTTTGAATTTctactaaatttatattaaaaataccttgaaaataaaaactgtAACTTTAATTCTTCAGCTAAGTCATTTGGCCAGGCGAATCATATACAAAACCCAGCAGCAAAGTCCCGATttcaagggaaaaaaaaacaaaaacccagTACCTGGATCACACTGCTGGAAAAACTCTCCCACATCTGCAAAGAAAACCAgacccaaaaattaaattaaataaaaataaactttaaaatgatagaaaatgtggattttcttttcaagaaaaagaaaaagaaacgcATTACCAGTAGTAAGGGCTTTAATCATGCCAGCACGGCGACCCTTGAAATCTCGAAAGACTTCTTCAACGGTACGCGGGTTGTAAGCGTCCATTAGCCACACTAATTCTTCTCTTTCGAGCGAGGATCGTGAAGCACAgggagagagaaagagaggaaaGAAATGGAGGGAAAGTAAAAGATTTGCAAAGaaagttgaaaaatataaaaaaaaaaattttgagtatttactgaCCCCTCTCTTTGCATTTCTCTCGGTTTGGAGGGAGAAAGAAGGAAATACAGAATTGGGCGAAATTCGaaatacaaaatatttgggGTTTTCCTAATTAAGCGGATTTGATGAGACAGGGAAGAGACTGTTGCTCTGATTTTTGGCccaatgaaaaaaagaaaagggaaaaagaaccCTAAATGGAAAAGCCCCCTTCcaatga
This region includes:
- the LOC105801989 gene encoding PHD finger protein ALFIN-LIKE 4 — its product is MDAYNPRTVEEVFRDFKGRRAGMIKALTTDVGEFFQQCDPEKENLCLYGFPSEQWEVNLPAEEVPPELPEPALGINFARDGMQERDWLSLVAVHSDAWLLSVAFYFGARFGFYKTDRERLFNMINDLPTIFEVVTGSAKKHTKEKLLVSNHSSKKSKSNSKQGSEAQTKYSKAVPSQDEVDDGIEEEDDDEHGEALCGACGENYADDEFWICCDICEKWFHGKCVKITPARAEHIKQYKCPSCSGNKSARPS